The following nucleotide sequence is from Gemmatimonadaceae bacterium.
TCGAGGATCGTGCGCATCTCCGCCATCGCCTCGGTCTGGCTCAATCCGGTGCGCGTCGGCCAGTCGATGTTGCCGACGGTGGCCACCCACAGCCCGCGGAACTCTCGCGCCACGGTGGGCGGCGTGGCGCTCGGCGGGGTCACCGGCGGCGTGACGGGCGGAACGACCGGCGGAACGACCGGCGGCGTGACGGGACTGGTCGGCCCATCCCCGGAGCAGGCGGCGACCAAGGCGACCAGGGCAACGAGAGCGAAACGGCGCATGGGGTAAAGATGCGACAAGGAACAGTGCTGAGGGAGAGTGATGGCGGATGGCAGATGGCGGATGGCAGAGACAGCATGTGCGTCGTGCCGTGCGTCATCTGCCCTCCGCCATCTGCCATCCGCCATCCGCCATCCGCCGTCTGTCGCTCCTACCCCCTCGACTGCTCCAGCGCCCCAAGCAACGCTCGCCATGGCAACTTCGCGCACCTATGGCGCGCCGGGAACGACGCCACGCCGGCGAGTGCGCTCAACTCACCCAGCGACTCTTCCGCCTCGCCACTCGCGAGCATCTCGTCGAAGCGACGGGCGAGCACGCCGATCTCCTCGGGGGTGCGGTTGCGCACGAGCTCCATCAGCATCGAGGACGTCGCCTGCATGATGGAGCAGCCCGTGCCCGTGTACCGCGCCTCGACGACCACACCGCCCTGCGCCCGGACGGCCACACTGACATCGTCGCCGCAGAGCGGGTTCTTCTCCGCGTGCACACCGGTGGCGCCGTCGAGCGCTCCCTTGTGGCGCGGACGCCGGTAGTGGTCGAGGATGCGCTCCTGATAGAGGGCCGCGAGGCCCGCGTTCCCTCTCGCCGGCGTCGGCGCCGTCATATGAATCAGGCGTGGGCGTGGAAGCGCGTCTTCGCCTTCTGCAACGACTCCACGAGCGCGTCCACGTCCGCTTCGGTGTTGTACACGTAGAAGCTCGCCCGCACCGTCGCGCTCTGGTGGATGGCGCGCATCAGGGGCTGGGCGCAGTGATGGCCGGCGCGGACACAGACGCCGTCCACGTCCAGCATCGTGCTGAGGTCGTGCGGATGGATGTCGTCCAGGTTGAAGCTCACGACGCCGCTGCGCGCGTCCGCCTCGTGCGGCCCGTAGAGTTGCAGCCCCTCGATGGCCGCGAGCTGCTCCATCGCGTAGCGGGTGAGCGCCACTTCGTGCGCCCGCACCGCGTCCATGCCCAGCGCGTCGAGGTACTGCACGGCGGCGGCGAGTCCCACGGCGCCTTCGACATTCGGGGTGCCGGCTTCGAACTTGTGCGGCGGCACGTTCCATGTGGTGTCGCCGTCAAAGACGAACTCGATCATGTCGCCGCCGAACTGGTACGGATGCATCGTCTCGAGCACCCGCCGCCGCACGATGACGCCGCCAATCCCCATCGGGCCCAGCATCTTGTGGCCGCTGAACGCGTAGGCGTCCACGCCCAGGTCGTCGAAGGCGACGCGCAGGTGCGGCGCCCCCTGCGCGCCATCGCAGAACGCCACCGCGCCAATGGCGTGCGCGATCTTCACGATCTCTCGCACGTCGTTGATGGTGCCCAGCGCGTTCGACACGTGCCCGAACGCCACCACCTTGGTGTTGGCGGTCACGAGCAGGCGCAGCTGGTCGAGATCGACGCGGCCGTCCTTCGTCAGCTCGCAGATGCGGAACTCGGCGCCAACGGCGCGGGCCAGCTGCTGCCACGGGACGAAGTTCGCATGGTGCTCCAGGCGCGTCACCACG
It contains:
- a CDS encoding SufS family cysteine desulfurase — protein: MRTAGAGFRNLRADFPLLAANPGLVYLDSAATSQKPGVVLDALRTYYETVNANPHRGAYKLSGAATEAYHGARAEIARFLGAADVDSLLFTRGTTEAVNLLATGWGVPHVHRGDRIVVTRLEHHANFVPWQQLARAVGAEFRICELTKDGRVDLDQLRLLVTANTKVVAFGHVSNALGTINDVREIVKIAHAIGAVAFCDGAQGAPHLRVAFDDLGVDAYAFSGHKMLGPMGIGGVIVRRRVLETMHPYQFGGDMIEFVFDGDTTWNVPPHKFEAGTPNVEGAVGLAAAVQYLDALGMDAVRAHEVALTRYAMEQLAAIEGLQLYGPHEADARSGVVSFNLDDIHPHDLSTMLDVDGVCVRAGHHCAQPLMRAIHQSATVRASFYVYNTEADVDALVESLQKAKTRFHAHA
- a CDS encoding SUF system NifU family Fe-S cluster assembly protein, with the translated sequence MTAPTPARGNAGLAALYQERILDHYRRPRHKGALDGATGVHAEKNPLCGDDVSVAVRAQGGVVVEARYTGTGCSIMQATSSMLMELVRNRTPEEIGVLARRFDEMLASGEAEESLGELSALAGVASFPARHRCAKLPWRALLGALEQSRG